From the genome of Solanum lycopersicum chromosome 7, SLM_r2.1:
TGACTGCCGCCATCGGAGGATTTGTAGGTTGAGTTTAATTTCCGATCAAAGATATGAATGGATCCGAAATTGAAAAAATGGAGTAAAGTACCATTGGATCAATGCGACTTATGTCGGGTCGGGGGCAGCTCCGTTTTATGGCCCTTTTTTTATTTGGGTCAACTGCCccaatgtattttttattatgtcgttttttgaatttcttattattcctttatgtattttaaattcttttgggTGGATGTGTCCTATGAATAGTTGGAGAGAAAGACTAAAATAGGTTATTGAGGTTGTGATAGGATGTTGagatttttaacatttttaattGGATGCGAGTGTTGTAGTGTATAAATTTAGATTTGGTCGAGTtttaaatgcaaattttattacGTGAGTTATGGTGGAGAGttgatcaaatttatttatcattaattaaaagttaaaattgatcaaataaatgAATCGTGCAATGCGTGAATCTAATTTAGGTTTTATGAGCCCTACAACGGATTTGAAGTTTGTGGGAGCAAAGTTTAAAACGTTCTTTTTTCTGTCACTAGACCAACATCATACACtattaataacttttaaatcgtaattcttatatatatactgaattattcaatacaaatataaaattcgaGCAGAATAGGTAATTTTCATAAACTCCCATCATACACTTCTAAAAATCTGCCCCAGTATATCTAAACaccaaatgaaaaattaaaaaaaaaatgaaaatctttgGTGTGTGTGTGATGGGAGGAGGGGGAATTAAGTAGGGAAATTGCATTGACTTGGTGTAATGAAAATCCGCCCcatgtaatttattttattaatcacataataatgaaaattgtattaacttaatataaatatcagatGCGGGTAAGATTTATCCTAGGTATAAGAACATGTATTTTGTGCTATTTGaggaaaaaacatatatataattgcaGTTAAGTAATTGTGTTTggatatgttttatatatattagaaaatatttaactttgtgaagaaaaaaattgttttacttgaaaaatgatTAGGAACTTGAAAAACAATTTTTGCCAAATTCCATCTACAAATCTATATCTAAACGCCTACTAATTAACTAATGCAAAAATTTGATGCTTAATCCTTcatatattcttatatttttggttattttgaaatataaaataggtgaaccaataatttttcaataaaagtaAACATAACAAATTTCAGTCTAGAACTAAGAATATTACAAGTCTGAACAAGGACTAATGGTGAATGTATCCTAAATTTTTGCAAGGCCAAGCATTAGGAATTGGTTAATAACCATTAAATTACAGTCACAAATTTAACCTAAAACTCAGCAAGAGACTAACTATAATCTCTTACCATTATAAAAGGCTTTGTTTATATCAGAAAATGCCTTTTCTCGCATAAAACTAGAGTTTATTTAgtgtttaaatatttattcgAGTCAATTTATTCTGACGATTTTTTTAGGGGTTGCTTTGGGCAACGCCCAAATCAACCCaccaataaaatacatattgctTGACTCGTTAAAGTTTGAATAAACTGGACGTGTTACATGTTTTTGCATCAATTTTGTCGTCATGTCCTTTGTTATTCAAGGTAATTCACTTTTTAGctatttgatactaaaaatcGTTATTTcagacttaatttttttaagcatTAAATTAATTGcgtaacaaaaataaaaatgatatgaaaatttAAGTCCAAATATATGGAACTACATGcgataaaaacataaaatttgaacTCCTCAAGTTTAGTTAGAATTTGCTAGGGTGTTTAAAGCTCATTAGAATTAAGGAAAGATAATATTGAAGATCccttttctttattctttttaagtTTGCAGTCTATCATATCTAGTTAACATCccttatttttagtaattttttgattttttaaatttagtttcatttatattgtataaaattaagCAATATTTAATCCTCCTTGCGTATTTAAAGATAATTGATTAGCAAAATCCTTCAACCTTTTTTAAAGCAAATGTTATTTTAACCTATGgtacatacttttttttttctccattatgTACTTAATTATTGTTCATAATCAAAGGCCCTATCAACTTTGGGAATCACTTTTTCCCATTAATTAGCCTAAGGTTATCTTGTAATTCATTATAATCAAAGTTGCTTTCTTCCTTCCCAAGGTAATTTGCTTTACCTAATTGTTAATTCAACACATCTAAAGTTACTTTGATTTCTTAATTagtatcatttttcattttcataccGCTCGATTAAATCTATTGCTAATACTACGTCGATCAAAACATCTTTTGTCATGGTCCACTTTTAACttcattgattatattttaatactttttaattaATGGATTTTTGTTTTAGCTTCATAACTACCTTATCTTTTGATTGCTATTTATttttgaagtcatcatcatatcatatctaTACTAAGGTGGACTTTTGTGCTTGGATTACATGTGACATATTAACAACTTTGGGTGAATTAGCATCATTGGCTCCCATGTGCCAATTCCTTCTCTATAGGGACCTCCTAGTGATcacattcatattttatcattgTTAACACTTTACTATAAACTGTTAGTTACACGGACTCTTTAGCGAGGACTTTCAGtaagataaattaaatatattaaaaaatgcaCGAAGAAGTTAGAGGAAttcatcaaatataattttctgacAAAGGGGAATCAGATGAATCCTGTTGCGCCCTTGTTGCTATAGACTAGCTAGTTCCACAAAAAGATTTAGCAAATAAAGAATTGTTGTATGTGGTCCAAGGCTTAAAATACATACAAGTGAAATGAAGCACAAAAGTAGGCCAAAAAATGTCATGATGAGATACAAAAATTGATTGCAAGTATATGATAATGGAGGGTCCATTAAAGATAAAAAGCTATTTTGCAATCACATTTGCAAAATCTACTGCATAAAGTTGCATGTCATGGTCCACATGTCTtctactgttttttttttaaataaaaattctcaCACGATGTGTAATCgtctttttcaataaaaaaaaaaaagtgtctaACTAATTGCATGATAAATAACATTACGTATAATAATTCAAATGCATTGTTGAATTAGCAAGTTCATATACTGGCGAACATGACCTTAGATAGGAGGTTATGGAGGATAAAGTAGAGGGGTTGATCATAGGCGAACTCAGAATTTGAAGATTTCGTGTACATCAATATTATCTTAGGTCAAATAtgagttttaaaataaactttaaaattaaaacaataaaaatagggGTCTAGCTGGACTCAATCCCTGGTCTTGCGAGTAGTTTCTTTGGCTTGTATCATTAGCACAATAACACTCTTACGCTTCTTGTGGGTGCACTATTAACTACATCCTAATTTTTGTATGGTGAGGTCAGCCTCTGGTTAAGAGTTGTCTCACTTAATATTCCATCCTACTAGTCATAATATTACTCTGTTTTTCTTGTTATTCtactttttttgttatttaataaaTCGTGCActtcaattatcatattattttattttagcgGTTGTTTCTTTATTAGTATGCTTTGTCATGcgttttttatatattttatcttgaCTTCTTCACTCGcgttattttcattttttcgaATTGCATTGTAAGTTTTTACTTGAGTTGAGAGTCTATTGATATCAGTCTCTACCTATCAAGGTAGGGGTAAAGTCTGTCTGCGTACACATGCACTAATCTCTTCATAACCCACTTCTGAAATTATGCTGCGTATCTTATTGTTGTATTTGCCAACTTAACATAATATGTTAACTGTCTGATAGTTTAATGAGTTGAAATTCTGTTCCTATGAAAAAGCAACCACCCACAACATAGACAAGAAATACTTATCAATACTAGTGACCATGCTTCTTCACAGTAGTGGGTAAGTAAAGACTAAACTTATACATATATTGTCAAATATACttgatattctttttgaaaaaaatttcccACTCTGACTTTGTTGTGCTCTGTCATACCACATTCTCaccattaaaaagaaaaaaaagcctGTCATAAGGTCCCTACTAGGTTGAAACCACAGCTTATTTCCcactataaaaatatatatacaatactATAGTCTATATATGCCAAACATTGTTAATTTGTCTAAAGTTAGCATTTCACTTTGGCTTTTTTGCAGAATCGATGATGATTAAGGCTTCTTAGAaaggaaatatttatttttcgttGTTCAATTGGTCATTGCAGTTAAACAGAAAAACATAATGTACCTGAAGAGCTTAACAAGTTAAGTTCAAGAAGTTTTTTGCTGGTGTTGTCTCTCTTTTCCAGCTCTGTTCCTTCAAAACAGAGTTTTTAAGCATTAGCCATATAGGATTGAGTAGTAGCAACATGATACAGAAGGTGATTCTTCATGTCGCGATTTTCATTGTTGTTCTTCTGCCAGTAGCTACAGCAACTCAGTTGCACACGAAAAAGACTATTCACGAATGCAGTGACCACAAAGTCCTTGAGGTTATTCACATTTGCATCTCATACTAGTACATAAACGTAAACGAGTGCTTGTGATCTagtcatatatatgttttaaggCAGCAActgatttttttctaatatcaaTTTTCAGCCAAGTCCAAAGTTGTCATTTCAAATTGTTCTACATGGAATTCTCCTCTGGACTTCCATGGGGTTCTTGATGCCTATCGCGATTCTTGTAATAAGAATGTCGAATAAAGAGCAAAATGGAAGAAGGCTAAAGATGATTGTGTACACTCATGCTTTTTTACAGGTAAATAAACTCACTTTTTCATTGTGAATGAGGGAAGGGAAAAGATAACAATCACTCAGTATTCAGTGTTTGCGCCAAACCAATGAATAAAagatttctattatttttcatatctttAAAGTCAATGAATGGTATAGTTCATTTCATTGACATGAAAATCAGTATCTCAACAGTTACTAAACTTTTATTATTACAAATTTGAACTTTGTTTATTAGATTAAAATACCCCACCTTTCACCTCTAATGATATTGAAAGAGAGTAAGAGTTATCATGATTACAAATTTGCTAAATCATTAAACTAGCTAGCCcacaattaattattaggtaattttaagttaaagttCATTTATCCCTCACTGATGAATGCTTAGTGATAAAGGAAATGTAGGAGTTGTAAAGTCTGTTATTTGAGTACTACAACTAACTCTATCTTTATTAAGAAATGAGTTCAATTAAAGTTAATTATGAATGTTAGGTATAACCgtttaatttttatcatgaCATACTTTTGATACATTACATTTACATCATTATGTAGTGCATAACACGACGATAATACCATAAAAGATATACTCGCTGACAAAAGAGAGCGAGACTGAAAATTTGTATTTGGTTATTTTTCAGATACTATCTGTTCTCCTCGTAGCAGTAGCAACAATTATGTCAGTAATAAACTTTGAGAATTTTTTCGACAATACTCACCAGAGACTTGGCTTAGCTCTATATGTTGCCATATGGCTGCCATTCATCGCTGGGATTTTTCGACCTGACAGGTAAAAGATACATAAATATCACAATGGAAGAAGTTAATGTTGTTCACTCAATTGAATAGAAGcttttgttgtttctatatATACAGGGGAAGCAAAAATAGGGGTGTATGGTATGCATTTCACTGGCTTATTGGAGTCACAGTTACTTTACTGGGAATCGTCAACCTATATATAGGTTTACAAGCATATAACACGAAAACAATGAAAAACACAAGTGTTTGGAACTGGCTTTTCAGTATTGAGGTTGGTGTTATCGCGTTCATCTATCTGTTCCAAGAAAAATGGCAATATATAAAGCAATCAGGAGGGATTTTAAGCAATGAATCAGTACGACCAACGGATCAAGAAGCATCTCCAACtcagaaaaaagaaatatcacCCATGGCATAATCAGAGTCATGTTAAGACTTCAgacaaacaaataattttgcCTTTAACTAacataaattttcttcttttttttacagCTAACATTAGATTCTTTCCAATTTTATTACAATTTCACAAAACAGATATTTAAGAGTTTTGTGTAGTACTATCAGTGTAGAGCATCATACGAAGTCTATTAAACGAAAGATATTGTGTCCACCTCTCCTCATTCACAATCACGACAGGTTCAATCAATGAGTAAACCATATCCAACACCATCGCGACATAGGCAGCTTGTCATTCTATCTTTTCCCTGTTCACCGAGAATGGAAATGGAAAACTCAAGCAAGAGAAACGTGATCTCAGTGGATCAACTTTTTCCTAAGAATACCAACTAATCTAAAACTCAAAATGATCATTGATCTCGATAGTTACAAGGACATCTGACAAACTTGTAAAGTTTCACTATATTAGAAATAGAAACAGTGTATATTTATACAAGTCAAGGAAATAACTGCACGTAACCTGTCGCTAGTGCAATTCCTAAAATGACAAGGGGTGGAAGGATGACAAATGCTCCAATTGTAGCAAAGAAAGTTGAGTCATTCCTCCGAGATACTTCATTCAGGTAGGCTTGTCTTTTGATGTTTCTCTTTTGTGAGGTAGTTAAGAACTTGGCGCTAAACTTCTTCAGATTCTTACCCAAAGGAATGCTGAAATCATCATCTCGACTTCCAACCAAGTTAGCAAGCTGATCACGAATTGTAGGTTTACCAGAGGTACTATCACTTTCATAACCTGATCAATGATCAAGTGAATGACAGTCAGAAAGAACTATAGGTTAGTTCAGCTCTCACTAATGAAAGCCGAAAGAAACAAAGTTGGCAAGTTTATTTGAAATCTTGCTGTAAATCTTTTTAACAAAGCGAACAGTAGGGATAATGAATGGATATGGAATATGATGCCATGCTAAAGCAACATGTTTACAGATTCTACATGAAGCTGCTTCACACAAGATAACCTGCAGTAAAGAACACTGCGGAAAGTGCAACAGATGCTCTATGTATACGGAGGAACTTGAATCCCCAAATCACTTGCTGCTACATAGTAAATATATTTGGGAAGTATAGAGCATGTTCGTTAACACATTGGGAGTACAATCGTTAACGCAAAGGTTAGGTCTAGAGAGTATAAAGCCACCTCAGAATGGCCTGGAGCGCAATTCCTA
Proteins encoded in this window:
- the LOC101250133 gene encoding uncharacterized protein, producing MALNLSSVFVQPKSFLIPCTHKLYYSSLRRAALSEQGDGRVTKEEELPTYSGSLSSARTQLDLLEQLTSSSSEVNGYESDSTSGKPTIRDQLANLVGSRDDDFSIPLGKNLKKFSAKFLTTSQKRNIKRQAYLNEVSRRNDSTFFATIGAFVILPPLVILGIALATGYVQLFP
- the LOC101249836 gene encoding cytochrome b561 domain-containing protein At4g18260, coding for MIQKVILHVAIFIVVLLPVATATQLHTKKTIHECSDHKVLEPSPKLSFQIVLHGILLWTSMGFLMPIAILVIRMSNKEQNGRRLKMIVYTHAFLQILSVLLVAVATIMSVINFENFFDNTHQRLGLALYVAIWLPFIAGIFRPDRGSKNRGVWYAFHWLIGVTVTLLGIVNLYIGLQAYNTKTMKNTSVWNWLFSIEVGVIAFIYLFQEKWQYIKQSGGILSNESVRPTDQEASPTQKKEISPMA